ACTCGCACCAACGGGGACTAAAGCAACTTGTATTGGGCAGATCCGAGGTACCAGTGAACTTTCCCTCCAACGTAATGAAAAATCGGTCGATTGGCAGTTGTCAGGTTATGACCACTTTAAGGTTTGATTGTAGATGAGTAATCCTCTGAGTTTGATTAGTTTGAAAAATCCGTGGCACCTGCTTGCCACTGGATTTGGTAGTGGTTTATCGCCAATTATTCCGGGTACGATGGGCACACTTGCCGCCATACCTTTGTATTTGATTTTGGTTCAAGCTCCGCTGTGGCTTTACATTGCAGTGACTCTAGTCTCATGTGTGATTGGTGTGAAGATTTGCCAAGTGACCTCGGACGACATGGGGGTTCACGATCACGGATCTATCGTGTGGGATGAGTTTGCTGGTTTTTGGATAACTATGGCAGTCGTACCACTGTTCAAGCTACCTGCGGATGACTGGAAGTGGCTTCTAACAGGTTTTGTCTTATTCCGATTCTTCGATATGGTAAAACCTTGGCCAATCGGTTGGTTAGACAAACGCGTTCATGGCGGGCTTGGGATCATGCTTGATGACATCGTTGCAGGCGTGATGGCGGGTGTGAGCCTATGGCTCGTGGGCCACTATGCTGGCTGGTTGCAAGGCTAACCGAAATGATCGAAAAGAGGATGCGAAATGCATCCTCTTTTTTTGTCTGGAGCTAGATTAATGTACCCAGTAGAGCCATAGGCACCACCAGTAGCAACATATCCATTCCACGCATTTCTAGCTGGCGATATATATCCATACCGACGCTTTTTATCTGCTTCGTTTTAGAATTGATCTCCTTATCAATTACATGAAACATATGCGAACTGGTGTTTAATGCACTTACTTTGTTATCGGTGTTGTTCACTACAGTGTTCATCGCTATCCCCTTTGTAATCGACTATGGTGGTTATTTTAGGGTTTAGGTCACACTAGTGACATGTCAGGTTTGGTATCTTTAATATGCTTACTGGTATTTATAAAAGATCACTTATGAAGAACCAACACAAATTCAAAGCCAAGCGCTCAAATAATTGCGATGATGTTCGTCAGCTGGATGATTACCCAACCGAGCTTTCACTCAACTACTCTCGCACCATAGGCCAGTCTAAAAACTGGATTGGCAGTGGTTTTATTGTGAATCGTAAAGGTGCAAACGGTGATCATATTGAGGTGAAGTTCCCTTACTACTCACTGGTGTATGTTGTGGCGGGAAAAGGTACCTATATCGATGAAAGAGGGCGGACGTTTGCTTTGGGGGCTGGATCGGTTTTCCAGCGCAAACCACGAGTTATACATTCCACAAAAATCGATCCAGATAGTGGATGGAAGGAGTATTACCTCGATTGCAATGAAGAGCTCTATGAGCATCTAAGTGCAATGTCACTGGTGCGAAAGGAGGTATCGGTTTATAGCAGTCATCCAGATACGACCATCAACAGCCAAATCGATGGCCTGATGGCACAGTTGCAGGGGGCTACCGAAGACCAAGTGCTGGATGCGTATATCCTCTATTTATCCATTCTGCGCTCACTGCTTACGTGGCAAGAGAGCGAATGCCACTCGAATGATATGATCCAACTGAGCTTGAGTGACTTTGAAACACGCTTTACTACTCGATTTGATATTAAGCACTACTGCCAAGAAAAAGGCTGGGGCTACGAGAAGTTTCGTAAGGATTTTAAAGCCCAGCTAGGGGTATCACCGCGAGATTATTTGATTCGTAAGCGAATGGATGAAGCGTGCCGCCTATTGCGTTCATCTACCTTGCCTATTTCTCAAATTGCCGCTCATCTTGGCTACGCCTCTCCGTATGAATTTTCCAATCAGTTCTCGAAGACCTTTTCTCTAGCGCCAAAGCATTTCAGACAGGGGGTTTAGCAATAGCTTTGCTTAATAATAAAAAAGGGTTGCCGAAGCAACCCTTAGAAGTGCGAGGAGGTTGTACTACACAATGTAGTTACGAATCGCTTTCTCAATGCCTTCAGCATCCAAGCCAAGCTCTGCATGCATCTCATCTTGAGTGCCTTGTGCGACAAACTTGTCCGGTAGACCTAGGTTAAGTACTGGCTTGATGAGTTTGTTCTTCATCATAAACTCCACCACACCACTACCTGCACCACCGGCAATCGCATTCTCTTCGATGGTAATGATCACATCATGAGTGTTTACCAATTCCGTGATAAGTGCTTCATCCAGCGGTTTAACAAATCGCATGTCAGCGACGGTCGCATTGAGGCTTTCTGCTGCGGTTAGGGCATTAGATAGGAAAGTACCAAAGCTCAAGATAGCCACTTTTTCACCTTGGCGAACGATGCGGCCTTTACCGATCTCAAGCTCGCTAAAAGCTTTGTCTACCTCGATGCCTGTACCAGAACCGCGAGGGTAACGTACTGCACTCGGGCCTTGGTGTTTATGACCAGTGTATAGCATCTGACGACACTCGTTTTCATCACTTGGCGCCATGATCACCATGTTAGGAATACAGCGCATAAAGCTAAGATCGAACGCACCTTGGTGTGTTTGACCGTCAGCGCCAACAAGGCCTGCACGGTCGATTGCAAACATCACTGGCAAGTCCATGATAGCAACGTCATGGATCAGTTGATCGTATCCACGCTGTAAGAAGGTCGAGTAAACCGCAACAATCGGCTGGTTGCCTGCGATAGCCATACCTGTTGCTAGCGTGACGGCATGCTGCTCTGCAATAGCAACATCAAAGTATTGCTGTGGGTATTCTTTAGAGAATCTAACCATGCCAGAGCCTTCACGCATGGCAGGTGTGATTGCCATCAGTTTCGGGTCTTGCGCTGCCATATCACAAAGGAAGTCGCCAAAAATGTTAGAAAAAGTCGGCTTACCTTTGCTCTTAGGCAGTTGGGTATGGCTTGGATCAAACTTAGGCACGCCATGGTAACCAATCGGATCTTTTTCCGCAGGTTCATAGCCTTTGCCTTTTTTGGTCATGATGTGCAGGAACTGCGGGCCTTTGAGGTTACGCATGTTCTTAAGCGTTTTGACTAGCTCGTTAACATCGTGACCATCCACAGGGCCAATGTAGTTGAAACCAAGCTCTTCAAATAGAGTCCCTGGGATCACCATGCCCTTCAAATGCTCTTCAGTTCGTTTGACCAACTCTTTGATTGGTGGAAGACCTGAAAGTACCTTTTTGCCACCTTCACGGATGGAAGTGTAAAGGTTGCCTGATAGGATTTGAGCAAGGTGGTTGTTCAGTGCACCGACATTTTCTGAAATCGACATCTCATTGTCATTTAGAATGACTAGCATGTCAGAATGCACACCACCTGCGTGGTTCATGGCTTCAAAAGCCATGCCTGCGGTAATAGCGCCATCACCAATCACGCTGACAACTTTACGATCACGGCCTTCTTTCTCTGCAGAGATAGCCATGCCAAGTGCCGCACTGATCGATGTAGATGAGTGGCCGACAGATAAGGTGTCGTATTCACTCTCTTCACGCCATGGGAAAGGGTGAAGACCGTCTTTTTGACGTATGGTTGGCATCTGCTCACGGCGACCAGTTAGGATTTTATGTGGGTAAGCCTGATGGCCCACATCCCAGATCAGTTGGTCAAATGGGGTGTTATACACATAGTGTAGTGCCACGGTCAGTTCTACCGTGCCCAAGCCTGAAGCTAAGTGTCCACTAGACTGACTCACGGAATTGAGAAGATAAGTACGCAGCTCATCACACAGGGAGGCTAAGCTCTCTTTTGGAAGCAGGCGCAGCTCATCTGGCGTATTTGCCAGTGCTAGCGTCGGATATTTCGAGATATCAAGAGTCATAAAATTCAGCGCTTATAGTTTAGTTTTTGCGCTCGACCACATAGCGGGCGAACTCTTCAAGTAATTGGGTATTGTAAGGGATAGCATCCAGCGCTAAAAGCGCCTCAGTTAACAGTTCTTGCGCTTTGCGCTGCGCACCCTCTAACCCTAACAAAGAAGGGTAGGTGCTTTTGTTTAATTCTTGGTCAGAACCTTGTGGTTTGCCAAGGGTTTCTGTGTCACTGGTGATGTCTAAGATGTCATCTTGCACTTGGAAGGCAAGGCCAATCAGGTCAGCATACTTTTCTAGTTGCGGCAGAACCTCTACCCCTTTATCACCTGCCGCTAGTGCGCCAAGTTGAATAGCACATTTCATTAGTGCGCCAGTTTTATTGCGATGGATGGTTTTCAATTCCTGAAGCGAAACCTGACGGTTCTCTGCCTCTAAATCTAAAGCTTGTCCAATGCACATGCCCTCGGCACCAGAGGCTTTGGCTAAGGTTGAGACCATCTTAATACGTTGGCTTTCGCCGCCCGACGATAGCTTACCATCGGCCAAAATGGTGAATGCTAAGGTTTGCAACGCATCGCCCGTCAAAATGGCGGTTGCCTCATCGAACTCAATATGACAAGTTGGCTGGCCACGACGAAGTTCATCATCGTCCATCGCCGGTAAGTCATCATGGATCAAAGAATAGGCATGAATACATTCAATTGCAGCGGCGGGAGTATCTAGGTGCTCTAGCTCGCAGCCGAGCATTTGCCCAGTGATGTAGACTAAGTAAGGACGTGCGCGCTTACCGCCTAATAGTAGGCCATAATGCATCGCTTTCACCAAGCTTTGCTCTTGGTGAGGAATTTTATCTAACCAAGAGTTGAGCTGCGATATGTTGCGCTCTTGGTACTGAGTTAACTGGATGGTCATGACTTAACTTTCTGACTCCGGCTCAAAATCACTCAGTGGTGCTTGATCGTCTTGTTGCAGCAAGATAGCGACTCGTTGTTCCGCTTGAGTCAACTTCTCTTGGCCAGCGCGGGCAAGTCCAATGCCACGTTCAAATTTTTTCAGGGCTTCGTCTAACGCCAGATCACCGTTTTCCAGTTGTTCAACGATGGTATCAAGCTCTTCCAGAGCGGCTTCAAAACTCATATTTTCCGGTTTTTTGCTGGCCATATTCAATCTGCTATTACGAGGGTGCGGGAAACTTACCCTAGCCAGTAGGCAGGGTCAAACGCTTCGGGCGCAAATTTAATAAAAACGAAGTATATCAGTTTTTAACGAGTGTGTTGAATTTGACGACGAAGGATTATCGTGGGAGCAAAATCACATTAATTAAGTGCTACTTAGCTCAAATTTAACCGTGGGAATGTTTAATTAATCGATAGGTTGCTATTCTGATAGCAATAAAAGCTCTAAATATTAGTGGTTTTGTGCCGATAAAGTCCTTGAGCAGTAATTTAGTAATGATAAGCATGAGGAGTGCTTTGTGGATTTAGCAACGTTAATAGGCCTAATAGGTGCGTTTGCTTTCGTCGTTATGGCGATGATTCTTGGTGGGGGTATCGGTATCTTTATCGATGTTCAGTCCATCTTGATCGTAGTCGGTGGTTCAACTTTCGTTGTATTGATGAAATTTACCATGGGACAGTTTTTTGCAGCCCTCAAGATCGCAGTCAAAGCATTCATGTTTAAAGCCGATGAGCCAGAAGATCTGATTGCTAAAATTGTTGAGATGGCGGATGCGGCGCGTAAAGGCGGCTTTCTGGCACTTGAAGAGATGGAAATTACCAACTCATTTATGCAAAAAGGTATCGATTTATTGGTGGATGGCCATGATGCTGACGTGGTTAAGGCCACGATGCAAAAAGATATCGCCCTAACCACCGAGCGACATGAATTTGGCTCGGCGTTCTATAAGGCATTTGGTGATGTAGCACCTGCGATGGGCATGATCGGTACGCTGATCGGTTTGGTAGCGATGCTTTCTAACATGGATGACCCGAAATCTATCGGTCCTGCGATGGCGGTTGCACTCTTGACGACACTCTATGGTGCGATCATGTCGAACATGCTCTTTTTCCCTATCGCCGATAAGCTAGACTTAAGACGTGACCAAGAGCAGCTTAACCGCCGCCTGATCATGGATGGTGTATTGGCAATTCAAGATGGCCAAAACCCGCGTGTAATCGACAGCTACCTGAAGAACTACCTAAATGAAGGTAAGCGTGCACTTGATGTGGATGCGGAGTAAACCCTTATGAGTGATGAAGCAGATGATTGCAAATGTCCACCACCCGGTCTCCCGGCGTGGATGGGTACGTTTGCGGATTTGATGTCGCTGCTGATGTGTTTCTTCGTACTGCTGCTCTCTTTCTCAGAGATGGACGTGCTTAAGTTCAAACAGATTGCAGGCTCGATGAAATTTGCGTTTGGTGTCCAGAATCAACTGGAAGTGAAAGATATTCCAAAGGGCACCAGTGTGATTGCGCAGGAATTTCGTCCTGGTCGACCGGAACCTACACCTATTGATGTCATCATGCAGCAGACCATAGACATCACCCAACAGACGTTGGAGTTTCATGAAGGCGATTCTGATCGGGCAGGGGGAACCAAGCGTGAAGCGGGTAAGCTAACTGGGGGCAAGTCTCCAGAAACGTCAACGCAGCAGAACCAAAACACCGAATCAACGCAATCTGAAACTCAAGACTCGCAATCAGAATCTCAATCGGAAGAGATTGAAACCATTGTTGAGAGTATTAAAAAAGCGCTTGAGCGTGAGATGGATGAAGGCGCGTTGGAAGTTGAGAGTTTAGGCCAGCAGATCATTATCCGCATTCGTGAAAAAGGCGCTTTCCCTGAAGGCTCTGCTTATTTACAACCGAAATTCCGACCGTTGATCCGTCAGATCGCTGAATTGGTTAAAGACGTACCGGGCATTATTCGAGTATCAGGCCACACAGATAACCGAGTGCTCGACTCCGAACTCTACCGAACCAACTGGGATTTAAGTGCGCAACGCGCTGTCTCAGTGGCGATTGAGATGGAAAAAGTGCGTGGATTCGACCATAACCGCCTACTTGTGAGAGGCATGGCAGACACCGAACCACGTGTACCTAATGATACTGAAGAGGGTCGTCGAGAGAATCGTCGGGTTGAGATCAATATCATGCAAGGCAAACCGCACCTTAGTGACGAGGTTTCTGCTCAGCAGTAATTTATTATCAAGATAAAGCATTGATTAAAAGGTGAGCATTGTCTCGCCTTTTTTCTTGCCTCATGGTCGTGTATAATTCGCCGCCTTATGGCAGTGCCACCACCAATTTAGTGAAGTTTACTATGAAATTTATTGTCAAACCGCATCCAGAAATCTTTGTAAAAAGTGAATCAGTGCGTAAGCGTTTTACGCGTATTCTGGAGTGTAACATTCGCATCATTATCCAAAAGCACACTGAGAATGTGGCGGTATTTAACCGTCGTGACCATATCGAAGTGACATCTGAAAGTGATGAGTTTTACCCACAGGTATTGGCAATTCTGACCCAAACACCGGGTATTCACCATATCCTAGAAGTTCAGCAGTCTGAGTTTAAAGACTTGCACGACATCTATGAGCAAGTGCTAGAACTTAGCGGTAAGAAGATCGAAGGCAAAACATTCGTCGTACGTGCTAAGCGTCGCGGTAAACATGACTTCACGTCTATCGAACTTGAGCGTTACGTAGGTGGCGGCCTGAACCAAGCGGTTGAGAGCGCAAGCGTTAAGCTAAACAAACCTGAAGTGACAGTTAAAGTAGAAGTTGCTGGTGACAAGCTAAATCAGATCCTTGCACGCCATAAAGGACTTGGTGGTTTCCCTCTTGGTACGCAGGAAGATGTGCTCAGCTTAATCTCTGGTGGTTTCGATTCAGGTGTTTCAAGTTACTTGCATATTAAGCGTGGCTCGAAAACGCATTACTGCTTCTTCAACTTAGGTGGCCCTGCGCATGAAATTGGTGTTAAGCAAGTTGCGCACTACTTATGGGACAAATACGGCTCGTCGGCAAAAGTTAAGTTTATTTCCGTAGACTTTGAGCCAGTGGTTGCTGAAATCCTAGAGAACGTTGAAGACGGCCAAATGGGCGTTATCTTGAAGCGTATGTTTATGCGTGCTGGTGGCATGATTGCTGAGAAATTTGGCATTGAAGCACTGGTGACAGGTGAAGCACTGGGTCAGGTTTCTAGCCAAACCCTAACTAACCTTCGTCATATTGACGGTGTAACAGATACGTTGATCCTTCGTCCGCTAATTAACTGGGACAAAGAAGACATCATCGACCTTGCTCGTGACATTGGTACTGAAGATTTCGCCAAGACCATGCCAGAATACTGTGGCGTGATTTCTCGCAAGCCGACAGTAAAAGCGGTGAAAGAGAAGCTTGAGAAAGAAGAAGCAAACTTCAACTTCGAGATCTTAGAGCAAGTGGTTCGTGATGCACGTGTGATGGACATTCGTGACATCGCAAAAGAGAGCCAAGAGCAAGCGCCAGAAGTGGAGATGGTTGAAGCGGTTGAGCAACACGCAGTCGTTCTAGATATCCGTAGCGCTGAAGAAGAAGACGAGAGCCCGCTTGAGATCGACGGTGTTGAGATCGTGCATATCCCATTCTTCAAGCTTGCAACTAAGTTTGGTGACTTAGATCAGTCGAAGACTTACCTACTGTACTGTGACCGTGGCGTTATGAGCCGATTGCAGGCACTTTACCTGCAAGAGCAGGGCTTTAACAACGTTAAGGTTTACCGTCCGTAGACTTAAGGCTTTAAGTTAGCGAGATAGAATTAAGAAACGCTTGTTGGGAGACTGACAAGCGTTTGTTTTATCAGGGTAAGCGGACGCTGACGCTAACGGACGCTTCGCTAAGGGAGGAAGGGTAAAAGACAAGAGAAGGGGGAGCGTTTTGTTCTATGCTCTTTCGTTTCCCGTTTCCCGTTAGCCGTTTCCCGAGGGCATCCGTTTACCGAATTTTCAAGCACTTTTTGTATTGCGTCTTATAAAAAACATTGTAAGTGAGCAGACAAAGCAAAGTAATGAGGAGATATACCCAGATATTAAGTACATCCTACCCATTTCACTCTCAATTGAATCTTTGAAACTTGGATCTAATGCCATATCAACGAAGCCGCTCACCAAAAAAAGGGACGCAAGGAGCCCGCCTACTAGGAATATGGATTTATAATAAGTTAGCCCCGAGAGTAAGACAGCCAATGTTACGCCTAATAGCCACATTGACTCATAGCTCGGTATTTTGTCTGCTATCTCTGCCATAGCAAGTGTTGGCAAGAAGTAGGTAGTGATGAGTAGGTTCCATTTCATTATTCAATGACCTCTACAGGGATATTCACCTTTGAAGACGTGATTAGTTCCAAAAGTCGGTCTGTCAGCTGATTCCCCCAAACACCTCCTCCGATATCAATGCAACCTGCTGAACCATCCATATCTCCTCCATGAATAAAGAAGTTCTCTCTACCAAATGTTTTTGTGGTGGGATGTTTATGTAATCTGATACGCCAGTCCCCTTGGGTACGCCGAACAATAATGCATTGCAATTAGCTTATTGTTTGTAATGTAATTGGATTCTGATTCGCTACATAACTCAGCGAATGGGAAACATGGCATATTGAAATCTATGTGAAAAACATCAATACAAGTATTGGGTAGAAAAGCGTGAATATTGCGAGCTATGTCTATGTAGGGGTGGGGATAGATACATAAAAAAACACCGCCATCATGGCGGTGTTAAAAATTTGACAGACA
This portion of the Vibrio sp. SCSIO 43136 genome encodes:
- the dxs gene encoding 1-deoxy-D-xylulose-5-phosphate synthase, translating into MTLDISKYPTLALANTPDELRLLPKESLASLCDELRTYLLNSVSQSSGHLASGLGTVELTVALHYVYNTPFDQLIWDVGHQAYPHKILTGRREQMPTIRQKDGLHPFPWREESEYDTLSVGHSSTSISAALGMAISAEKEGRDRKVVSVIGDGAITAGMAFEAMNHAGGVHSDMLVILNDNEMSISENVGALNNHLAQILSGNLYTSIREGGKKVLSGLPPIKELVKRTEEHLKGMVIPGTLFEELGFNYIGPVDGHDVNELVKTLKNMRNLKGPQFLHIMTKKGKGYEPAEKDPIGYHGVPKFDPSHTQLPKSKGKPTFSNIFGDFLCDMAAQDPKLMAITPAMREGSGMVRFSKEYPQQYFDVAIAEQHAVTLATGMAIAGNQPIVAVYSTFLQRGYDQLIHDVAIMDLPVMFAIDRAGLVGADGQTHQGAFDLSFMRCIPNMVIMAPSDENECRQMLYTGHKHQGPSAVRYPRGSGTGIEVDKAFSELEIGKGRIVRQGEKVAILSFGTFLSNALTAAESLNATVADMRFVKPLDEALITELVNTHDVIITIEENAIAGGAGSGVVEFMMKNKLIKPVLNLGLPDKFVAQGTQDEMHAELGLDAEGIEKAIRNYIV
- the xseB gene encoding exodeoxyribonuclease VII small subunit codes for the protein MASKKPENMSFEAALEELDTIVEQLENGDLALDEALKKFERGIGLARAGQEKLTQAEQRVAILLQQDDQAPLSDFEPESES
- the thiI gene encoding tRNA uracil 4-sulfurtransferase ThiI, with translation MKFIVKPHPEIFVKSESVRKRFTRILECNIRIIIQKHTENVAVFNRRDHIEVTSESDEFYPQVLAILTQTPGIHHILEVQQSEFKDLHDIYEQVLELSGKKIEGKTFVVRAKRRGKHDFTSIELERYVGGGLNQAVESASVKLNKPEVTVKVEVAGDKLNQILARHKGLGGFPLGTQEDVLSLISGGFDSGVSSYLHIKRGSKTHYCFFNLGGPAHEIGVKQVAHYLWDKYGSSAKVKFISVDFEPVVAEILENVEDGQMGVILKRMFMRAGGMIAEKFGIEALVTGEALGQVSSQTLTNLRHIDGVTDTLILRPLINWDKEDIIDLARDIGTEDFAKTMPEYCGVISRKPTVKAVKEKLEKEEANFNFEILEQVVRDARVMDIRDIAKESQEQAPEVEMVEAVEQHAVVLDIRSAEEEDESPLEIDGVEIVHIPFFKLATKFGDLDQSKTYLLYCDRGVMSRLQALYLQEQGFNNVKVYRP
- the pgpA gene encoding phosphatidylglycerophosphatase A; the protein is MSNPLSLISLKNPWHLLATGFGSGLSPIIPGTMGTLAAIPLYLILVQAPLWLYIAVTLVSCVIGVKICQVTSDDMGVHDHGSIVWDEFAGFWITMAVVPLFKLPADDWKWLLTGFVLFRFFDMVKPWPIGWLDKRVHGGLGIMLDDIVAGVMAGVSLWLVGHYAGWLQG
- a CDS encoding flagellar motor protein MotB — its product is MSDEADDCKCPPPGLPAWMGTFADLMSLLMCFFVLLLSFSEMDVLKFKQIAGSMKFAFGVQNQLEVKDIPKGTSVIAQEFRPGRPEPTPIDVIMQQTIDITQQTLEFHEGDSDRAGGTKREAGKLTGGKSPETSTQQNQNTESTQSETQDSQSESQSEEIETIVESIKKALEREMDEGALEVESLGQQIIIRIREKGAFPEGSAYLQPKFRPLIRQIAELVKDVPGIIRVSGHTDNRVLDSELYRTNWDLSAQRAVSVAIEMEKVRGFDHNRLLVRGMADTEPRVPNDTEEGRRENRRVEINIMQGKPHLSDEVSAQQ
- a CDS encoding AraC family transcriptional regulator — translated: MKNQHKFKAKRSNNCDDVRQLDDYPTELSLNYSRTIGQSKNWIGSGFIVNRKGANGDHIEVKFPYYSLVYVVAGKGTYIDERGRTFALGAGSVFQRKPRVIHSTKIDPDSGWKEYYLDCNEELYEHLSAMSLVRKEVSVYSSHPDTTINSQIDGLMAQLQGATEDQVLDAYILYLSILRSLLTWQESECHSNDMIQLSLSDFETRFTTRFDIKHYCQEKGWGYEKFRKDFKAQLGVSPRDYLIRKRMDEACRLLRSSTLPISQIAAHLGYASPYEFSNQFSKTFSLAPKHFRQGV
- the ispA gene encoding (2E,6E)-farnesyl diphosphate synthase, which encodes MTIQLTQYQERNISQLNSWLDKIPHQEQSLVKAMHYGLLLGGKRARPYLVYITGQMLGCELEHLDTPAAAIECIHAYSLIHDDLPAMDDDELRRGQPTCHIEFDEATAILTGDALQTLAFTILADGKLSSGGESQRIKMVSTLAKASGAEGMCIGQALDLEAENRQVSLQELKTIHRNKTGALMKCAIQLGALAAGDKGVEVLPQLEKYADLIGLAFQVQDDILDITSDTETLGKPQGSDQELNKSTYPSLLGLEGAQRKAQELLTEALLALDAIPYNTQLLEEFARYVVERKN
- the pomA gene encoding flagellar motor protein PomA, whose translation is MDLATLIGLIGAFAFVVMAMILGGGIGIFIDVQSILIVVGGSTFVVLMKFTMGQFFAALKIAVKAFMFKADEPEDLIAKIVEMADAARKGGFLALEEMEITNSFMQKGIDLLVDGHDADVVKATMQKDIALTTERHEFGSAFYKAFGDVAPAMGMIGTLIGLVAMLSNMDDPKSIGPAMAVALLTTLYGAIMSNMLFFPIADKLDLRRDQEQLNRRLIMDGVLAIQDGQNPRVIDSYLKNYLNEGKRALDVDAE